From the genome of Phytohabitans rumicis, one region includes:
- a CDS encoding aromatic ring-hydroxylating oxygenase subunit alpha: protein MVVVEEDWDALTFRVHRSAYRSAEVFAREQARIWGSTWLYLGHETEIPNPGDFKTRTLGGRPLIFCRDSAGVVRAFYNACTHRGTILCRHEEGNTKFFQCFYHAWAFTNAGALHALPDDEAYPDVPAFKERMALRQVPRLATHEGFVFVAFSPDVPDLMTHLGRAAHYMSLTARIGAEGMTTLPGVQLYSVKGNWKLAVENAMDGYHFAPTHNTFVGYLRETGFAVTDDDQYAYDLGGGHGLLILTGHNGRIGMVWEPRFGDAEKERTIDKRAEMVARLGPELAAEIADASRILFVFPNLLLFDLEALTIRQLEPVEPGRTDVRAWQFVEVDEPADVRTLRIKTMVSFVGPGGLATPDDIEAYEAVQRGIVATAETEYDWSDMSRGMANEKQGNQGRSIDEGAMRSFWRHWAEVTA from the coding sequence ATGGTGGTCGTAGAAGAAGACTGGGACGCCCTCACGTTCCGGGTACACCGGTCGGCGTACCGGTCCGCGGAGGTCTTCGCGCGGGAGCAGGCGCGGATCTGGGGGAGCACCTGGCTCTACCTCGGTCACGAGACCGAGATCCCGAACCCGGGCGACTTCAAGACCCGTACCCTCGGCGGGCGCCCGCTCATCTTCTGCCGCGACTCCGCCGGCGTGGTCCGGGCGTTCTACAACGCCTGCACCCACCGCGGCACGATCCTGTGCCGGCACGAGGAGGGCAACACCAAGTTCTTCCAGTGCTTCTACCACGCGTGGGCGTTCACCAACGCCGGGGCGCTGCACGCGCTGCCGGACGACGAGGCGTACCCGGATGTGCCGGCCTTCAAGGAGCGGATGGCGCTGCGGCAGGTGCCGCGCCTCGCCACCCACGAGGGCTTCGTGTTCGTCGCCTTCAGCCCCGACGTGCCGGACCTCATGACGCACCTGGGTCGGGCGGCGCACTACATGTCGCTGACCGCGCGGATCGGCGCGGAGGGCATGACGACGCTGCCCGGTGTGCAGCTCTACAGCGTCAAGGGCAACTGGAAGCTGGCCGTCGAGAACGCCATGGACGGCTACCACTTCGCGCCCACGCACAACACGTTCGTGGGCTACCTGCGCGAGACCGGCTTCGCGGTGACCGACGACGACCAGTACGCGTACGACCTCGGCGGCGGGCACGGCCTGCTCATCCTGACCGGCCACAATGGACGCATCGGGATGGTGTGGGAGCCGCGGTTCGGTGATGCGGAGAAGGAACGCACCATCGACAAGCGGGCCGAGATGGTGGCGCGGCTCGGGCCCGAGTTGGCCGCCGAGATCGCCGACGCCAGCCGGATCCTCTTCGTCTTTCCCAACCTGCTGCTCTTCGACCTGGAGGCGCTGACCATCCGGCAGCTCGAACCGGTGGAGCCGGGCCGCACCGACGTGCGGGCGTGGCAGTTCGTCGAGGTCGACGAGCCCGCCGACGTGCGTACCCTGCGGATCAAGACCATGGTGAGCTTCGTCGGGCCGGGCGGCCTCGCCACCCCGGACGACATCGAGGCGTACGAGGCGGTGCAGCGCGGCATCGTCGCGACGGCCGAGACCGAGTACGACTGGAGCGACATGTCCCGCGGGATGGCCAACGAGAAACAGGGCAACCAGGGCCGGTCCATCGACGAGGGCGCCATGCGCAGCTTCTGGCGGCACTGGGCGGAGGTCACCGCATGA
- a CDS encoding aromatic-ring-hydroxylating dioxygenase subunit beta, whose product MTTRADVEDFLYREAMLLDEWRLDEWFALFEKGGRFEVPTTDNKGWDSSTAGYFVSDDYDLIRARVKRLKSRMAHAENPHSRTHRMVSNVVILERGEETVWVAANFVIHRYRDGGTYAYVGRYEHVLLVTEEGLRFRVRRAVPVMESMDPGARLSFIL is encoded by the coding sequence ATGACCACCCGCGCCGACGTCGAGGACTTCCTCTACCGGGAGGCCATGCTGCTGGACGAGTGGCGGCTGGACGAGTGGTTCGCGCTGTTCGAGAAGGGCGGCCGCTTCGAGGTGCCGACCACCGACAACAAGGGCTGGGACAGCAGCACGGCCGGGTACTTCGTCAGCGACGACTACGACCTGATCCGGGCCCGGGTGAAGCGGCTGAAGAGCCGGATGGCGCACGCCGAGAACCCGCACTCGCGTACCCACCGGATGGTGTCCAATGTGGTCATCCTGGAGCGCGGCGAGGAGACCGTCTGGGTCGCCGCCAACTTCGTCATCCACCGCTACCGCGACGGCGGGACGTACGCGTACGTCGGCCGCTACGAGCACGTGCTGCTGGTGACCGAGGAGGGGCTGCGCTTCCGGGTGCGCCGGGCCGTGCCGGTGATGGAGTCGATGGATCCCGGCGCCCGGTTGAGCTTCATCCTATGA
- a CDS encoding Dabb family protein, with the protein MIRHTLFFTFRDDVPEETVTAVLAELSSFPDRYPAMRDFVLGRNVSTRDSTMTHGFAVDFETERDLLDYLSSQSHEEFVRERWRPVIERQAIVSFHYGGQSNVH; encoded by the coding sequence ATGATCCGGCACACGCTGTTCTTCACGTTCCGGGACGACGTACCCGAGGAGACGGTGACGGCCGTGCTGGCCGAGCTGTCGTCGTTCCCGGACCGGTATCCGGCCATGCGCGACTTCGTCCTGGGCCGCAACGTCAGCACCCGCGACAGCACGATGACGCACGGCTTCGCCGTCGACTTCGAGACCGAGCGGGACCTGCTGGACTACCTGAGCAGTCAGTCACACGAGGAGTTCGTACGGGAGCGCTGGCGGCCGGTCATCGAGCGGCAGGCCATCGTGAGTTTCCACTATGGAGGTCAGAGCAATGTCCACTGA
- a CDS encoding VOC family protein, with amino-acid sequence MSTEPRRRAPYGVEYARIEVPDLRATADFLVYHVGLQLEQHNEEYAFLRADIEHHSIELVSAPGREAAETTAVGFSVESTAVLDDLHDRVTAAGLEVLPLADRMKGLCERGFAVRDPNGLVVELFTEFTEYAEPPLLELRPVDLVHPFLATDKYDESLEFYTKVLGFQTSDYVGDVTVFLRGEDRYHHSLALQRNKQFYVAHLCFTMKSFDHVMRARARALYKKVPIASDLVNHSASTSIAFYLFDPVHGPRYELCDGHRVLTVEEHETTHRARRMALDPRNIDVWRAAADDWGRF; translated from the coding sequence ATGTCCACTGAGCCGCGCCGCCGGGCGCCGTACGGCGTGGAGTACGCCCGGATCGAGGTGCCGGACCTGCGCGCCACCGCGGACTTCCTCGTGTACCACGTGGGGCTCCAACTCGAACAGCACAACGAGGAGTACGCGTTCCTGCGCGCGGACATCGAGCACCACAGCATCGAGTTGGTCAGCGCCCCCGGCCGGGAGGCCGCCGAGACGACCGCGGTCGGGTTCAGCGTGGAGTCCACCGCGGTCCTCGACGACCTGCACGACCGGGTGACCGCCGCCGGCCTTGAGGTGCTGCCGCTCGCCGACCGCATGAAGGGCCTGTGCGAGCGGGGCTTCGCCGTACGCGACCCTAACGGGCTGGTGGTGGAGCTGTTCACCGAGTTCACCGAGTACGCCGAGCCGCCGCTCCTCGAGCTGCGCCCGGTCGACCTGGTGCACCCGTTCCTGGCCACCGACAAGTACGACGAGAGCCTGGAGTTCTACACCAAGGTGCTCGGCTTCCAGACGTCGGACTACGTCGGCGACGTGACGGTCTTCCTGCGCGGCGAGGACCGGTACCACCACAGCCTCGCGCTGCAACGCAACAAGCAGTTCTACGTCGCGCACCTGTGCTTCACGATGAAGAGCTTCGACCACGTCATGCGGGCCCGCGCCCGCGCGCTCTACAAGAAGGTGCCGATCGCCTCCGACCTGGTCAACCACTCCGCGTCCACGTCGATCGCGTTCTACCTCTTCGACCCGGTGCACGGGCCGCGGTACGAGCTGTGCGACGGGCACCGGGTCCTGACCGTCGAGGAGCACGAGACCACGCACCGGGCTCGCCGGATGGCCCTCGACCCGCGCAACATCGACGTATGGCGAGCCGCCGCCGACGACTGGGGTCGGTTCTGA
- a CDS encoding bile acid:sodium symporter family protein, with product MASRRRRLGSVLRRYVDAYLIALLAVVGVAALLPARGAAATAVSTATTVAVGLLFFLYGARIKPAAAWAGAKHWRLHAVVLLSTFALFPLLALALAFLPAGMLTPALYDGLVFLSVVPSTVQSSIAFTSIAGGNVPAAIFSASFSNLAGVVVTPLLAAVLLGGAVAVSAGSIGKIVAQLVLPFAAGQALRPWIGGWMERRKRILGYADRGAILLVIYAAFSAGVVAGVWHEVSPGRLLALVGVLSVLLALVLGLTYWAGRLLGFDRPDRVTAVFCGSKKSMATGLPMATVLFTPASVGLMVLPLMLFHQIQLVVCAVLARRWASP from the coding sequence ATGGCGAGCCGCCGCCGACGACTGGGGTCGGTTCTGAGGCGCTACGTCGACGCGTACCTCATCGCTCTGCTGGCGGTCGTCGGCGTCGCGGCGCTGCTGCCCGCGCGCGGCGCCGCCGCCACCGCCGTCTCCACCGCGACCACCGTCGCGGTCGGGCTGCTCTTCTTCCTGTACGGCGCCCGCATCAAGCCCGCGGCAGCCTGGGCCGGGGCGAAGCACTGGCGGCTGCACGCGGTGGTGCTGCTGTCGACGTTCGCCCTCTTTCCCTTGCTGGCGCTGGCGTTGGCGTTCCTCCCCGCCGGGATGCTGACGCCCGCGCTGTACGACGGGTTGGTGTTCCTCAGCGTCGTACCGTCCACAGTGCAGTCGTCGATCGCGTTCACCTCGATCGCCGGCGGGAACGTGCCGGCGGCCATCTTCAGCGCGTCGTTCTCGAACCTGGCCGGCGTGGTCGTCACCCCGCTGCTCGCCGCGGTGCTGCTGGGCGGCGCGGTCGCCGTCTCGGCCGGCTCGATCGGCAAGATCGTGGCGCAGCTCGTGCTGCCGTTCGCGGCCGGACAGGCGCTGCGGCCGTGGATCGGCGGCTGGATGGAGCGGCGCAAGCGCATCCTCGGGTACGCCGACCGCGGCGCGATCCTGCTCGTCATCTACGCGGCGTTCAGCGCCGGCGTGGTGGCGGGCGTCTGGCACGAGGTCTCGCCCGGCCGGCTGCTGGCGCTGGTCGGCGTGCTGTCGGTGCTGCTGGCGTTGGTGCTCGGCCTGACGTACTGGGCGGGCCGGCTGCTCGGCTTCGACCGGCCCGACCGGGTGACGGCCGTGTTCTGCGGCTCCAAGAAGAGCATGGCCACCGGCCTGCCGATGGCGACCGTGCTCTTCACGCCGGCCAGCGTCGGGCTGATGGTGCTGCCGCTGATGCTCTTCCACCAGATCCAACTCGTCGTCTGCGCCGTACTGGCCCGCCGCTGGGCCTCGCCTTAG
- a CDS encoding acyl-CoA thioesterase encodes MFTVRVGVRGYELDVLGHLNQAVYLQYAEHARWELLRTAGVTAAKLQASRTGPVVLETTIRYLAELHAGDEVDVSCALEWGTGKTFRMAQEIRRVDGTLAAGVTAVAGILDLDRRRMLAAPADHLRSLADQPALLNLP; translated from the coding sequence GTGTTCACTGTGCGCGTGGGGGTACGGGGCTACGAGCTGGACGTGCTCGGCCACCTGAACCAGGCCGTCTATCTGCAGTACGCCGAGCACGCCCGGTGGGAGCTGCTGCGGACCGCCGGCGTCACGGCCGCGAAGCTGCAGGCCAGCCGCACCGGCCCGGTGGTGCTGGAGACGACGATCCGCTACCTCGCCGAGCTGCACGCCGGCGACGAGGTCGACGTGTCGTGCGCGCTGGAGTGGGGGACGGGCAAGACGTTCCGGATGGCGCAGGAGATCCGGCGGGTGGACGGCACCCTCGCCGCGGGCGTCACCGCCGTCGCCGGCATCCTCGACCTGGACCGGCGTCGCATGCTGGCCGCCCCCGCCGACCACCTCCGCTCCCTGGCCGACCAGCCCGCCCTCCTCAACCTCCCCTGA
- a CDS encoding aminotransferase class I/II-fold pyridoxal phosphate-dependent enzyme, protein MLQLIAGAVNDRTARGIAAAVSRLVHTGELPAGSRLPTVRSVAQALGISPTTVSEAWRSLASAGAIQTRGRSGTFVLTPARPRQKLRYARLTANPATLPHDFSTGVPDHDLLPDLAPALRRIGDTRLTTSYLEEPVLPGLEAVLRERWPFAPQQLTVVDGALDALDRLVAAVVRFGAHVVVENPTFPPILDLLETVGAVPVPVALDAAGLAPAALAAALECAPTAVFLQPRAHNPTGVSMTPARAAALAAVLAEHPAVVVIEDDHVGDIATAPAVSLGTHLPDQVVHVRSFSKSHGPDLRLAAVGGPAGLIAAVADRRLLGPGWSSRVLQAVLLDLLTDAATVKAVGAARLEYGRRRDLLLSALATHGVEASAGDGINMWIPVRDQQFALLTLAAHGIGVAPGAPFEVHPLGSDHIRVTVGLVRDGFDDLAGVLADAAGTRHRTSGPRTHSLHRGTR, encoded by the coding sequence ATGCTCCAGCTCATCGCCGGTGCGGTCAACGACCGCACCGCGCGCGGCATCGCCGCCGCCGTGAGCCGCCTCGTCCACACCGGCGAACTGCCCGCCGGGTCCCGCCTGCCCACCGTCCGCTCGGTCGCCCAGGCGCTCGGCATCAGCCCCACCACCGTCAGCGAGGCGTGGCGCTCGCTCGCCAGCGCCGGCGCCATCCAGACCCGCGGACGCTCCGGGACGTTCGTGCTCACTCCGGCCCGTCCGCGCCAAAAGCTCCGGTACGCCCGGCTCACCGCCAACCCGGCCACGCTCCCGCACGACTTCTCCACCGGCGTACCCGATCATGATCTGCTCCCGGACCTGGCGCCCGCGCTGCGCCGGATCGGCGACACCCGGCTGACCACGTCGTACCTGGAAGAGCCGGTCCTGCCCGGGCTGGAGGCGGTGCTGCGGGAGCGGTGGCCGTTCGCGCCGCAGCAGCTCACCGTGGTCGACGGCGCCCTGGACGCGCTCGACCGGCTGGTCGCCGCGGTGGTCCGGTTCGGCGCGCACGTGGTGGTGGAGAACCCGACGTTCCCGCCGATTCTGGACCTGCTGGAGACGGTCGGGGCGGTGCCGGTGCCGGTCGCCCTCGACGCGGCCGGCCTCGCGCCCGCCGCGCTGGCGGCCGCCCTGGAGTGCGCGCCCACCGCCGTCTTCCTCCAGCCGCGCGCGCACAACCCGACCGGCGTCTCGATGACCCCCGCGCGGGCCGCCGCGCTCGCCGCGGTGCTCGCCGAGCACCCGGCGGTGGTCGTGATAGAGGACGACCACGTCGGCGACATCGCCACCGCGCCCGCCGTGTCGCTCGGCACCCACCTGCCCGACCAGGTGGTGCACGTGCGCAGCTTCTCCAAGAGCCACGGCCCCGACCTGCGCCTCGCCGCCGTCGGCGGCCCCGCCGGGCTGATCGCGGCCGTCGCCGACCGCCGCCTGCTCGGCCCCGGCTGGTCCAGCCGCGTCCTCCAAGCGGTGCTGCTCGACCTGCTCACCGACGCCGCGACGGTCAAGGCCGTGGGCGCCGCCCGCCTGGAGTACGGCCGCCGCCGCGACCTGCTGCTGTCCGCGCTCGCCACGCACGGCGTCGAGGCGTCGGCCGGCGACGGCATCAACATGTGGATCCCGGTACGCGACCAGCAGTTCGCCCTGCTGACCCTGGCCGCGCACGGCATCGGGGTGGCCCCGGGCGCGCCGTTCGAGGTGCATCCGCTCGGCAGCGACCACATCCGCGTGACGGTCGGCCTGGTCCGCGACGGCTTCGACGACCTCGCCGGCGTCCTGGCCGACGCCGCCGGCACCCGCCACCGAACCAGCGGCCCCCGCACCCACTCCCTACACCGCGGCACCCGCTAA
- a CDS encoding nitrilase-related carbon-nitrogen hydrolase produces MADLIRAALVQTNWTGDKESMIKAHEEYARQAAAQGAKVICFQELFYGPYFCQVQDKEYYSYAESIPGPTTERFQALAAELGMVMVLPMYEQEQPGVLYNTAAVVDADGRYLGKYRKTHIPQVKGFWEKFYFRPGNIGYPTFDTAVGRIGVYICYDRHFPEGWRALGLGGATIVFNPSATHRGLSSYLWKLEQPASAVANEYFVGAINRVGIEPLGENDFYGTSYFVDPEGKFVGETGDAHAPELIVRDLDLGLLAEVRDRWAFYRDRRPDAYGPLTQP; encoded by the coding sequence ATGGCAGACCTCATCCGCGCCGCTCTCGTCCAGACGAACTGGACCGGCGACAAGGAGTCGATGATCAAGGCCCATGAGGAGTACGCCCGCCAGGCGGCCGCCCAGGGTGCGAAGGTGATCTGCTTCCAGGAGCTCTTCTACGGGCCGTACTTCTGCCAGGTGCAGGACAAGGAGTACTACTCGTACGCCGAGTCCATCCCCGGCCCCACCACCGAGCGCTTCCAGGCCCTGGCCGCCGAGTTGGGCATGGTCATGGTGCTGCCCATGTACGAGCAGGAGCAGCCCGGCGTCCTCTACAACACGGCCGCGGTGGTCGACGCCGACGGCCGGTACCTCGGCAAGTACCGCAAGACCCACATCCCGCAGGTCAAGGGCTTCTGGGAGAAGTTCTACTTCCGTCCCGGCAACATCGGCTATCCCACGTTCGACACCGCCGTGGGCCGGATCGGCGTCTACATCTGCTACGACCGGCACTTCCCGGAGGGCTGGCGCGCCCTTGGGCTCGGCGGGGCCACGATCGTGTTCAACCCGTCGGCCACCCACCGCGGCCTGTCGTCGTACCTGTGGAAGCTGGAGCAGCCGGCCAGCGCGGTGGCCAACGAGTACTTCGTCGGCGCCATCAACCGGGTCGGCATCGAGCCGCTCGGCGAGAACGACTTCTACGGGACGTCGTACTTCGTGGACCCGGAGGGCAAGTTCGTCGGCGAGACCGGCGACGCGCACGCGCCCGAGCTGATCGTGCGCGACCTCGACCTCGGCCTGCTCGCCGAGGTGCGGGACAGGTGGGCGTTCTATCGCGACCGCCGCCCCGACGCCTACGGTCCGCTCACCCAGCCCTGA
- a CDS encoding CoA-acylating methylmalonate-semialdehyde dehydrogenase, which translates to MRTVKHFIGGAFVDGSGDRRLPVYDPATGETQAEVVAATDEEVRAAVRAALDAQPGWRAASLSRRAEVMFRFRDLVDANRKEIASLLSSEHGKTVADAGGEVARGLENIEFAAGAPHLLKGGYSEQAATGVDVYSIRQPLGVVAGITPFNFPAMVPMWMFCNALVAGNTFVLKPSEKDPSVSLLLADLLRRAGLPDGAFNVVQGDKSAVDALIADPDVRALSFVGSTPVARSIYEAGTRAGKRVQALGGAKNHMVVLPDADVAAAADAAVSAGFGSAGERCMAVSVVVAVGAAGDALVPAIASRLAKIRVGPASDPDAEMGPLITGAHRDRVAAYLATEGGQVVVDGREAPAAVGPGFFLGPSLVDHVETGSAYYTDEIFGPVLSVVRVDTYDEALKLVNENPYGNGTAIFTRDGGAARRFQYDAVCGMVGVNVPIPVPVAYYSFGGWKASLFGDLHMYGPEGLQFYTRTKVVTSRWPDPATSEVDLGFPKVR; encoded by the coding sequence ATGCGTACCGTAAAGCACTTCATCGGTGGAGCCTTCGTCGACGGCAGCGGGGACCGGCGGCTGCCGGTCTACGACCCGGCCACGGGCGAGACCCAGGCCGAGGTGGTCGCGGCGACCGACGAGGAGGTACGCGCCGCGGTGCGGGCCGCCCTCGACGCGCAGCCCGGGTGGCGGGCGGCGTCGCTGTCCCGCCGCGCCGAGGTGATGTTCCGGTTCCGCGACCTGGTCGACGCCAACCGCAAGGAGATCGCGTCGCTGCTGTCGTCCGAGCACGGCAAGACCGTGGCGGACGCCGGCGGCGAGGTGGCCCGCGGGCTGGAGAACATCGAGTTCGCCGCGGGCGCGCCGCACCTGCTCAAGGGCGGCTACAGCGAGCAGGCGGCCACCGGGGTCGACGTGTACTCGATCCGGCAGCCGCTGGGCGTCGTCGCGGGCATCACGCCGTTCAACTTCCCGGCGATGGTGCCGATGTGGATGTTCTGCAACGCGCTGGTGGCCGGCAACACGTTCGTGCTCAAGCCCAGTGAGAAGGACCCGTCGGTGTCCCTGCTGCTGGCCGACCTGCTGCGCCGGGCCGGGCTGCCGGACGGGGCGTTCAACGTCGTACAGGGCGACAAGTCCGCCGTGGACGCCCTCATCGCCGACCCGGACGTGCGGGCACTGTCCTTTGTGGGCTCGACGCCGGTGGCGCGGAGCATCTACGAGGCGGGCACCCGGGCGGGCAAGCGGGTGCAGGCGCTCGGCGGCGCGAAGAACCACATGGTGGTGCTGCCCGACGCCGACGTGGCCGCGGCCGCCGATGCCGCCGTGTCGGCCGGCTTCGGCTCGGCGGGGGAGCGGTGCATGGCCGTCTCCGTCGTGGTCGCGGTCGGCGCCGCGGGCGACGCGCTGGTGCCGGCCATCGCTTCTCGCCTGGCCAAGATCCGGGTAGGGCCGGCCAGCGACCCGGACGCTGAAATGGGTCCGCTCATAACCGGTGCGCATCGCGATCGGGTCGCCGCCTACCTCGCGACCGAAGGCGGGCAGGTCGTCGTGGACGGCCGGGAGGCGCCGGCCGCGGTCGGGCCCGGCTTCTTCCTCGGACCATCCCTTGTGGACCACGTGGAGACGGGGTCGGCGTACTACACCGACGAGATCTTCGGTCCGGTGCTGTCGGTCGTCCGGGTGGACACGTACGACGAGGCGCTCAAGCTGGTCAACGAGAACCCGTACGGCAACGGCACGGCCATCTTCACCCGGGACGGCGGCGCGGCCCGGCGCTTCCAGTACGACGCGGTGTGCGGCATGGTCGGCGTGAACGTGCCGATCCCGGTGCCGGTGGCGTACTACAGCTTCGGCGGCTGGAAGGCGTCCCTCTTCGGCGACCTGCACATGTACGGCCCGGAGGGGTTGCAGTTCTACACGCGTACGAAGGTGGTCACATCGAGGTGGCCAGATCCAGCGACGTCCGAGGTGGACCTCGGCTTCCCGAAGGTGAGGTGA
- a CDS encoding TIGR03842 family LLM class F420-dependent oxidoreductase — protein MDIGVVFQCDPPASAVVDLAKKAEAAGFSHVWTFDSHLLWEEPFVIYSQILAQTERVVVGPMVTNPGTRDWTVTASLFATLNEMYGNRTVCGIGRGDSALRTLGYPPTTVKELGECVNVIRDLANGRSAAYRGTEVHFPWVKDGSLEVWVAAYGPRALALTGQVGDGYILQLADPDIAAWMISSVRAAAEKAGRDPAAIKFCVAAPAYVGDDLAHQRDQTRWFGGMVGNHVADIVGRYGSSGAVPQALTDYIEGRQGYDYAEHGRAGNTHTDFVPDEIVDRFCLLGPIEAHLAKLQQLKELGVDQFALYLQHDDKEHTLAAYGEHVIPVFSTAPARA, from the coding sequence ATGGACATTGGCGTCGTCTTCCAGTGTGACCCACCCGCGTCCGCGGTCGTGGACCTCGCGAAGAAGGCCGAGGCGGCCGGGTTCAGTCACGTGTGGACGTTCGACTCCCACCTGCTGTGGGAGGAGCCGTTCGTCATCTACTCGCAGATCCTCGCCCAGACCGAAAGGGTGGTCGTGGGTCCGATGGTGACCAACCCGGGCACCCGGGACTGGACCGTCACCGCGTCGCTGTTCGCCACCCTCAACGAGATGTACGGCAACCGCACGGTCTGCGGCATCGGCCGGGGCGACTCGGCGCTGCGTACGCTCGGCTACCCGCCCACCACGGTCAAGGAGCTGGGCGAGTGCGTGAACGTCATCCGTGACCTCGCCAACGGCCGCTCCGCCGCGTACCGGGGGACCGAGGTGCACTTCCCATGGGTCAAGGACGGCTCACTGGAGGTGTGGGTGGCCGCGTACGGGCCGCGGGCGCTCGCGCTGACCGGGCAGGTGGGCGACGGGTACATCCTGCAGCTCGCCGACCCGGACATCGCCGCGTGGATGATCTCGTCGGTGCGGGCCGCGGCGGAGAAGGCCGGGCGCGATCCGGCGGCCATCAAGTTCTGCGTGGCCGCACCCGCGTACGTCGGCGACGACCTGGCCCACCAGCGCGACCAGACCCGGTGGTTCGGCGGCATGGTCGGCAACCACGTGGCCGACATCGTGGGCCGCTACGGCAGCTCCGGAGCCGTACCGCAGGCGCTGACCGACTACATCGAGGGCCGGCAGGGGTACGACTACGCCGAGCACGGCCGGGCCGGCAACACGCACACCGACTTCGTGCCGGACGAGATCGTGGACCGGTTCTGCCTGCTCGGCCCGATCGAGGCGCACCTGGCCAAGCTCCAGCAGCTGAAGGAGCTGGGCGTGGACCAGTTCGCGCTGTACCTGCAGCACGACGACAAGGAGCACACGCTCGCCGCGTACGGGGAGCACGTCATCCCGGTGTTCAGCACCGCACCGGCGCGCGCATGA
- a CDS encoding ABC transporter permease has protein sequence MNQRVRTVVAAVGAVVLAALLWEAYKAVGSPDGTSVFGVRVLPRADDAAMPHVLDVVRRFGEPELAGGDPIGLVVLKSCLFTLRSVAVGFGVGALIGLVLAVVMQRFRVVERGLLPYVILSQTVPLIALAPAIAGWGGKLSLGSYPWQPWMSVATIAAYLAFFPVAVGMLRGLQSPPPVAEELMHSYAASWWHTLVKLRLPASTPYLFPALRLAGAAAVVGAVVGEISTGTRGASAGWSSSTPGRRPPTRPRSTPRWSAPRCSASRWPRWSRQRSSP, from the coding sequence ATGAACCAGCGGGTCCGCACGGTGGTCGCCGCGGTCGGGGCGGTGGTCCTCGCGGCGCTGCTGTGGGAGGCGTACAAGGCGGTCGGCAGCCCGGACGGCACCAGCGTCTTCGGCGTACGGGTGCTGCCGCGGGCCGACGACGCCGCGATGCCGCACGTGCTGGACGTGGTACGCCGCTTCGGCGAGCCCGAGTTGGCCGGCGGTGACCCCATCGGGCTCGTGGTGCTCAAGTCGTGCCTGTTCACGCTGCGCAGCGTGGCGGTCGGCTTCGGCGTCGGGGCGCTGATCGGGCTGGTGCTGGCGGTGGTGATGCAGCGCTTCCGGGTGGTCGAGCGGGGGCTGCTGCCGTACGTGATCCTGTCCCAGACCGTCCCGCTGATCGCGCTCGCCCCGGCCATCGCCGGCTGGGGCGGGAAGCTGTCGCTCGGCTCGTACCCGTGGCAGCCGTGGATGTCGGTCGCCACGATCGCGGCGTACCTGGCGTTCTTCCCGGTGGCGGTGGGCATGCTGCGCGGGCTCCAGTCGCCGCCGCCGGTGGCCGAGGAGCTGATGCACAGCTACGCCGCCAGCTGGTGGCACACGCTGGTGAAGCTGCGGCTGCCGGCCTCCACGCCGTACCTCTTCCCGGCCCTGCGGCTCGCGGGCGCCGCGGCCGTGGTCGGCGCGGTGGTGGGCGAGATCTCGACCGGTACCCGCGGGGCATCGGCCGGCTGGTCATCGAGTACTCCCGGGAGGCGACCGCCGACCCGGCCAAGGTCTACACCGCGATGGTCGGCGCCGCGCTGCTCGGCCTCGCGGTGGCCGCGCTGGTCGCGGCAGCGGAGTTCGCCGTGA